The proteins below are encoded in one region of Candidatus Thiodiazotropha sp. LNASS1:
- a CDS encoding cytochrome c biogenesis protein, which produces MNDYTLWLYPAAIAYHLAAVLSIQELLDRCNDYSRWIGGTILAGTLFVTLAIAGRWLTYGQGPFLTMHEVLISSLFSLSFIYGLAYVFVPITRVGAPFAAVTILLLFIWAAETDPGIRLLPPTYETPWLWVHVIFGKLFLGCCLVATSLGVWLITPLKRFVRSARYMWVPQQLERQVWIWLSLAFLFHSVMLIAGAVWAQDAWGRYWDWDPLETWAFITWLCMALTLHMRSVYPLGPRTLSLLAMGVFVLAFLTFFGVPFVSVNPHQGAV; this is translated from the coding sequence ATGAACGATTACACCCTGTGGCTCTATCCCGCGGCGATCGCCTATCACCTGGCGGCTGTGTTATCGATTCAGGAACTGCTCGACAGATGCAATGACTACAGCCGTTGGATCGGAGGAACGATCCTGGCTGGGACACTTTTTGTCACTTTAGCCATCGCCGGACGCTGGCTCACCTATGGCCAGGGACCTTTCCTGACCATGCATGAAGTGTTGATCAGCAGCCTGTTCAGCCTTTCATTCATCTATGGCCTGGCCTATGTTTTCGTCCCGATCACCCGGGTCGGCGCTCCTTTTGCCGCGGTTACGATACTGTTGCTTTTCATTTGGGCCGCCGAGACCGATCCCGGGATCAGGCTGTTGCCACCGACCTATGAGACACCCTGGCTATGGGTGCATGTCATCTTCGGAAAGCTCTTCCTCGGGTGTTGTCTGGTTGCGACCAGTCTTGGCGTATGGCTCATCACGCCTTTAAAGCGGTTCGTGCGCTCTGCACGTTACATGTGGGTACCACAACAGCTCGAACGGCAAGTCTGGATATGGCTCTCATTAGCTTTTTTGTTTCACAGCGTCATGCTGATCGCAGGCGCGGTCTGGGCGCAGGATGCGTGGGGACGCTATTGGGATTGGGACCCCCTTGAAACCTGGGCCTTTATCACCTGGCTCTGCATGGCGCTTACCCTGCATATGCGATCAGTCTACCCACTGGGGCCGCGCACTCTCTCATTGCTGGCGATGGGGGTGTTCGTCCTTGCCTTCCTGACTTTTTTCGGGGTGCCGTTCGTCAGTGTCAATCCCCATCAGGGGGCTGTATGA
- a CDS encoding multiheme c-type cytochrome, with product MRRVSLPVCFLLCASGDLNAERMSDIRNTKHNLSISGPGPVRATSESEVCVFCHTPHGASDIPAAPLWNRALSGATYTPYTSTSIDAQDTTAEPGGSSKLCLSCHDGTLAIGAVNVANGQANASISLQGTAAGGTIPEGSGALSGFTRRIGVDLTNDHPISFTYDSALALADGELRDPSIESHIATRASGQNPKPVVPLESDRLECVSCHDPHIRDTDISKNIKFLRLNRFQEGLPGNSFSEINDIVCLACHDKLGQRWVDSAHADPAVADETYKTIPADLREFPAGIAVWQASCLNCHDTHTVQGSRRLLREGSDALGGPTQARLGGAAAIESTCYQCHTNDASSVLNFSLEVPNIEDDFVLARHMPITSFDQPAGVEVHDISDADFSEDPLFLGKGDLNNRHAECTDCHNPHRLQRNTLFNGNGSNLTGTHDHGASHSNIASGVLRGTTGVEPVYGSASFHDLPLSYTLKRGDGGDGASNLAISPWVTREYQICLKCHSDYGYDDNNLYPVGDRPVLGDSIGTTTPGTNGLTQYTNQAREFQAPVAHQGFGSPGDSGADFDYLSNNQRSWHPVIAATGRDGLQRNQGDEDISSNWVPPFDSAVGSQTMYCSDCHGSGTAPGTVVPDGGANGRPWGPHGSNHNFILKGDWSADTGTGRPQDLCFKCHDYDVYAGGDRSVDSGFGRGDNLHAEHFERITGNRVKCMWCHVAVPHGWKNKGLLVNLNDVGPEAGLPPGTEVPIQTNAEVYNQEPYYFNAKLKVINFAQSGDWRPDNCGSASSNPDVGRDWMGAVCQNPP from the coding sequence ATGAGAAGGGTGTCCCTGCCGGTCTGCTTTCTGCTGTGCGCCTCAGGCGATCTCAATGCCGAGCGTATGTCGGATATCCGCAACACCAAGCACAACCTCTCGATCAGCGGACCGGGACCGGTCAGGGCAACAAGCGAGTCCGAGGTCTGTGTTTTCTGCCACACGCCCCATGGGGCCTCGGATATACCAGCAGCCCCCCTCTGGAACAGGGCGCTTTCGGGGGCCACCTATACTCCCTATACATCCACTTCCATCGATGCCCAGGATACCACGGCGGAACCGGGAGGCAGTTCCAAACTCTGTCTCTCATGTCATGATGGCACGCTGGCCATCGGCGCCGTCAACGTGGCGAACGGACAGGCCAACGCCAGCATCTCCCTGCAGGGTACGGCTGCCGGCGGTACCATCCCGGAAGGCAGCGGTGCATTGAGCGGGTTCACACGCCGTATCGGTGTCGATCTGACCAACGACCACCCGATCTCATTTACATATGACAGTGCACTGGCACTCGCCGACGGCGAGCTGCGCGATCCCTCAATCGAGTCCCACATCGCGACACGCGCATCGGGGCAAAATCCCAAGCCGGTGGTACCTCTAGAGTCGGATCGTCTCGAATGCGTCAGTTGTCATGATCCACACATCCGCGATACTGACATCTCAAAAAATATCAAATTTCTCAGGCTCAACCGCTTTCAGGAGGGGCTTCCAGGCAACTCTTTCTCAGAGATTAACGACATCGTCTGCCTGGCCTGTCATGACAAACTGGGACAGCGCTGGGTGGACTCCGCCCATGCCGATCCGGCCGTCGCCGACGAGACCTACAAGACCATACCGGCAGATTTGAGGGAGTTTCCTGCCGGGATAGCCGTCTGGCAGGCGTCCTGTCTTAATTGTCACGACACCCATACCGTACAGGGCTCACGGCGCCTCTTGCGAGAGGGTAGCGATGCCTTGGGAGGACCCACACAAGCGCGACTTGGCGGTGCTGCCGCTATCGAGAGCACCTGCTACCAATGCCATACCAACGATGCATCGTCGGTGCTGAACTTCTCCCTTGAAGTGCCGAATATCGAGGATGATTTCGTCCTTGCCCGGCATATGCCGATCACCAGTTTCGATCAGCCTGCAGGTGTCGAGGTGCACGACATAAGTGATGCCGACTTCAGTGAGGATCCTCTGTTCCTGGGCAAGGGCGATCTCAACAACAGGCATGCCGAATGCACCGACTGCCACAATCCCCATCGCCTGCAGCGCAACACCCTTTTCAACGGCAACGGTTCCAACCTGACCGGCACCCACGATCACGGTGCCTCACATTCCAATATCGCCTCAGGGGTTCTGCGCGGTACAACCGGCGTAGAGCCGGTCTACGGATCGGCGAGTTTCCACGATCTACCCCTGAGCTACACGCTCAAGCGTGGTGACGGCGGCGACGGCGCAAGCAATCTGGCAATCAGCCCATGGGTTACCCGGGAGTACCAGATCTGCCTCAAGTGCCATTCCGATTATGGCTATGATGACAACAACCTCTACCCAGTTGGCGACCGGCCTGTATTGGGCGATTCCATCGGTACCACAACCCCAGGTACTAACGGCCTGACCCAGTACACCAATCAAGCCAGGGAGTTTCAGGCGCCCGTAGCTCACCAGGGATTCGGCTCGCCCGGGGATAGCGGTGCTGACTTTGACTACCTGAGTAATAACCAGCGTTCATGGCATCCGGTTATCGCAGCAACCGGTCGAGACGGCTTACAACGCAACCAGGGAGATGAAGATATCTCGAGCAACTGGGTGCCACCCTTTGACAGCGCCGTGGGTAGCCAGACCATGTACTGCAGCGATTGTCACGGTTCCGGCACTGCCCCGGGAACCGTGGTGCCGGATGGTGGCGCAAACGGTAGACCCTGGGGCCCCCACGGGTCGAACCACAACTTCATCCTTAAGGGCGACTGGTCCGCGGACACCGGGACGGGACGTCCCCAGGATCTTTGTTTCAAATGTCATGATTACGACGTCTACGCCGGGGGCGACCGCAGCGTCGACAGCGGATTCGGGCGGGGCGACAACCTTCATGCCGAGCACTTCGAGCGGATTACCGGTAACCGGGTGAAGTGCATGTGGTGCCATGTCGCCGTGCCCCACGGCTGGAAGAATAAGGGATTGTTAGTCAATCTCAACGACGTGGGACCGGAGGCCGGACTGCCACCCGGAACCGAAGTCCCGATTCAAACCAATGCGGAGGTCTACAACCAGGAGCCTTACTACTTCAATGCCAAGCTCAAAGTGATCAATTTTGCCCAGTCGGGGGATTGGCGTCCGGACAACTGCGGCTCCGCCAGCAGCAATCCGGATGTCGGTCGGGACTGGATGGGGGCGGTATGCCAGAATCCACCCTGA